The following proteins are encoded in a genomic region of Brachypodium distachyon strain Bd21 chromosome 1, Brachypodium_distachyon_v3.0, whole genome shotgun sequence:
- the LOC100842290 gene encoding tricetin 3',4',5'-O-trimethyltransferase, whose product MGSARTEMVVPGAAGAGDEEACMYALQLAASSILPMTLKNAIELGMLEILVAAGKTLSPSQVAERLQAKPGPDAPAMLDRMLRLLASYNVVSCEVEEGQEGLLARRYGPAPVCKWLTPNDDGVSMDPLALLIQDKVSMESWYHLKDVVLDGGLPFNKAHGIIAFEYHGKDARFDRVFNEAMKNHSTILTKKFLEFYTGFDDVKTLVDVGGGVGATIRAIISKYPHISGVNFDLPHVISSAPTCPGVQHIGGDMFKKVPSGDAILMKWILHDWTDDHCMMLLRNCYDALPVGGKLIIIESILPVNPEATPRARMAFEDDMIMLTYTPGGKERYKREFEVLAKGARFASVRTTYIYANSWAIEYTK is encoded by the exons ATGGGCTCTGCCCGCACCGAAATGGTCGTCCCGGGCGCGGCTGGCGCTGGCGACGAGGAGGCGTGCATGTACGCGCTACAGCTCGCAGCGTCGTCTATCCTGCCGATGACGCTGAAGAACGCCATCGAGCTGGGCATGCTGGAGATCCTGGTGGCCGCCGGGAAGACGCTGTCTCCGTCGCAGGTGGCCGAGCGGCTGCAGGCGAAGCCCGGCCCGGACGCACCGGCCATGCTGGACCGGATGCTGCGGCTCCTGGCCTCGTACAACGTGGTGTCGTGCGAGGTCGAGGAGGGGCAGGAGGGTCTCCTCGCCCGCCGCTACGGCCCAGCGCCGGTGTGTAAGTGGCTCACCCCGAACGACGACGGCGTCTCCATGGACCCGCTGGCCCTCCTCATCCAAGACAAGGTTTCTATGGAGAGCTG GTACCATTTGAAGGACGTGGTTCTTGACGGCGGTCTCCCATTTAACAAGGCGCATGGAATTATAGCTTTCGAGTACCACGGCAAAGATGCACGATTTGACCGTGTGTTCAACGAGGCCATGAAGAACCACTCCACAATCCTCACCAAGAAGTTCCTTGAGTTCTACACAGGCTTTGATGATGTTAAGACCCTCGTGGAtgttggcggcggcgttggggCTACCATTCGTGCAATCATCTCAAAGTACCCACACATCAGTGGGGTCAACTTTGACCTCCCCCATGTCATCTCTAGTGCCCCTACGTGCCCCGGTGTGCAACACATCGGCGGCGACATGTTCAAAAAGGTGCCCTCTGGTGATGCTATCCTCATGAAGTGGATCCTCCACGACTGGACCGACGATCACTGCATGATGCTGCTAAGAAACTGTTATGACGCACTACCTGTGGGTGGCAAGTTGATCATCATCGAGAGCATCCTGCCAGTGAACCCAGAAGCAACGCCTAGGGCACGGATGGCATTTGAAGATGACATGATCATGCTAACCTACACTCCAGGGGGGAAGGAGAGGTACAAGAGGGAGTTTGAAGTGCTTGCCAAGGGCGCAAGGTTCGCGAGCGTTAGGACAACCTACATCTATGCCAACTCCTGGGCCATTGAGTACACCAAATAG
- the LOC100842601 gene encoding uncharacterized protein LOC100842601, giving the protein MRSPISRSAMSTSSPTSSSTPTVPSGGGAARCLSAISSRRKSPNRSGGSSRKSSGSREFGCSILNSVNKSMSQFKKSVNHRSGSPIDWFPRKKTESYLKRKIKRLQETDGMTASLHDTLGNANPHYTRMAREKIAAREAARKAMEARKAAMVEASWCRILQTARIQNKQAEDLMEKAKLNATEAFEKARVIGVMMYDRPDCPSKQYEVESSHYADERSTHKVTASFQTGFEVDMEVAAAVKKAFVRLANSPDSSNQEEFKELLWKISRNPAVSDIDVNSEAEQHLGDCNNEETNNFEFSNKTSRTSIFPSDFNTTNVVHQPNDLVNIMLERIKALHEDDLASLAVIVATSGLNAALQCDRGKYYETKPANYTAAASHRSQSRRYSTAASFVDIQGPKKEVPSELPSLDKFLVKHLSKLEIEVQEAREADRKGTTVKPVEQNFENQLRSSNTKELESASGIGSILVQHQHVSMLEKDTLETKKSNQCVNPSGGSKDIKAYTMKDIQASNRECGLCNAESEALCNSDLKGSCASIGSGEESNCIHACCNSSQEDKENKTVISHQLPPSGAKRSQGGKRLTRIEAAKLEALQAFCTKDSSALDVGLDKVFVKPIHRLEMEKRKSLEQEPANTQKDKQKNCHNTTVSLDEILVKHISRLEREKMEYEKRIALGEEKSTVSHDVRKHGNNVTASESLDQVLVKHVSRLEREKMDYEKRNPLGQGRTVVHDQKKHGDNDIASDSLDQILVKHVTRLEKEKTKHEKEGGMFFVKKSDKQCAEEAVGGLADIFLKRPTKLEQAKQAAAAEKENLTSGFNPAEQRRKAREKELLDAWGGEGLGSSAKPYLSKIDSDKAAWRKSEEEQKQDRRRAREKELLDAWGGVELGNSMKPHLSRIERDKAAWRKLEEEQKQICATREL; this is encoded by the exons ATGAGATCTCCGATATCGCGATCCGCCATGTCAACCTCGTCTcccacctcgtcgtccacTCCCACGGtgcccagcggcggcggcgcggcccgCTGCCTCTCGGCGAtctcctcccggaggaagagcCCCAACCGCAGCGGCGGAAGCTCCCGCAAG agTTCAGGCTCGAGAGAGTTTGGATGCTCAATTTTGAATTCTGTGAATAAGTCGATGTCCCAGTTCAAAAAGTCCGTAAATCACAGAAGTGGTTCTCCTATTGATTGGTTCCCTAGGAAAAAGACTGAATCTTACCTAAAGAGAAAGATAAAGCGTCTTCAG GAGACTGATGGTATGACCGCATCCCTTCATGACACTCTTGGAAATGCAAATCCTCACTATACTAGGATGGCGAGGGAGAAAATTGCGGCTAGAGAAGCAGCGAGAAAGGCAATGGAAGCTCGAAAGGCTGCTATGGTTGAAGCTTCATGGTGTAGAATTCTTCAAACAGCTAG GATCCAAAACAAACAAGCTGAAGACCTTATGGAAAAGGCCAAGTTAAATGCAACTGAAGCATTTGAAAAAGCTAGAGTAATAGGTGTGATGATGTATGACAGACCTGATTGTCCAAGTAAGCAGTATGAGGTGGAATCATCACATTATGCTGATGAAAGATCAACTCACAAGGTTACAGCTTCCTTTCAAACTGGTTTTGAGGTTGATATGGAGGTTGCTGCAGCAGTGAAAAAGGCATTTGTTCGACTTGCAAACTCTCCCGATTCGTCAAACCAAGAAGAGTTTAAGGAGCTATTATGGAAAATTAGCCGAAATCCTGCCGTTTCAGATATTGATGTGAATTCTGAAGCTGAACAGCACCTGGGTGATTGTAACAATGAAGAAACAAATAATTTCGAATTCAGTAACAAAACCTCCAGAACCAGCATCTTTCCATCTGATTTCAACACCACGAATGTAGTACATCAACCCAACGATCTTGTGAACATTATGCTTGAAAGGATAAAAGCTCTCCATGAAGATGACCTTGCCTCTTTGGCCGTCATTGTTGCCACATCTGGCCTAAATGCAGCGCTTCAATGTGATAGGGGCAAATATTATGAAACGAAGCCTGCAAACTACACTGCTGCTGCATCACACAGATCACAATCAAGAAGGTATTCCACTGCAGCCAGTTTCGTTGATATACAAGGACCAAAGAAAGAAGTCCCGTCTGAGTTACCAAGTCTGGACAAGTTTCTTGTCAAACATCTTTCAAAACTCGAAATAGAAGTTCAGGAAGCAAGAGAAGCAGACAGAAAAGGTACCACAGTAAAACCTGTTGAGCAAAATTTCGAGAACCAACTTAGAAGCAGCAACACAAAAGAACTAGAATCTGCTTCTGGCATAGGTAGCATCCTTGTGCAGCATCAGCATGTGTCTATGCTTGAGAAAGATACTTTGGaaaccaagaagagcaaccaatgTGTTAATCCTTCAGGAGGGAGTAAGGATATTAAAGCGTATACTATGAAAGATATACAAGCCAGCAACAGAGAATGTGGATTGTGCAATGCTGAGTCAGAAGCCTTGTGTAACAGCGATTTGAAGGGGAGTTGTGCTTCCATTGGATCAGGTGAAGAAAGCAATTGCATCCATGCCTGTTGTAATTCTTCACAGGAAGATAAGGAGAACAAAACTGTAATTTCACATCAGTTACCACCCTCAGGTGCAAAGCGTAGCCAGGGTGGTAAAAGATTGACTCGAATTGAAGCTGCCAAGCTTGAAGCGCTTCAAGCTTTCTGTACTAAGGATAGTAGTGCATTAGATGTTGGCCTCGATAAGGTCTTTGTTAAGCCAATTCATAGATTGGAGATGGAAAAGAGGAAATCACTCGAACAAGAACCAGCCAACACGCAGAAAGATAAACAGAAGAATTGTCACAACACCACAGTTAGTTTAGATGAAATCTTGGTGAAGCACATATCTAGACTGGAAAGGGAAAAAATGGAATATGAAAAGAGGATTGCCTTGggagaagaaaagagtacTGTATCACATGATGTGCGGAAGCATGGTAACAATGTGACAGCATCAGAGAGTTTGGATCAAGTCTTAGTAAAACATGTCAGTCGACTAGAAAGAGAGAAGATGGATTATGAAAAGAGAAATCCATTAGGGCAAGGAAGGACTGTTGTGCATGATCAGAAGAAGCATGGTGACAATGACATAGCATCTGATAGTTTAGACCAGATCTTAGTTAAACATGTCACCAGGCTTGAAAAGGAGAAGACGAAACATGAAAAGGAGGGTGGTATGTTCTTTGTAAAGAAGAGTGATAAACAATGTGCTGAGGAAGCAGTCGGAGGTCTGGCTGACATCTTTCTCAAGCGTCCAACAAAGCTTGAGCAAGCCAaacaggctgctgctgctgaaaaagaaaatctgacAAGTGGCTTCAACCCTGCTGAACAGCGAAGAAAAGCAAGGGAAAAAGAGCTCCTGGATGCATGGGGTGGAGAGGGGCTGGGGAGCTCAGCGAAGCCCTACCTGTCCAAGATTGACAGTGACAAG GCTGCATGGAGAAAATCAGAGGAAGAACAGAAGCAGGACCGCAGAAGAGCAAGAGAGAAGGAGCTTTTGGATGCATGGGGAGGAGTAGAGCTGGGGAACTCGATGAAGCCACATCTCTCCAGGATTGAGAGGGACAAG GCTGCATGGAGAAAATTAGAGGAAGAACAGAAGCAGATATGTGCCACAAGGGAACTGTAA
- the LOC100842907 gene encoding uncharacterized protein LOC100842907, with the protein MIQMDNLVQQSEMELLKMAMLKHEETFREQVNDLHRLYRIQKQLMSGPTLSPELRPCRGQSRRHPRPRPPELNLVGTGTVLSPTSREREDELELTLAVGCGRQRKRRDGELFPVPYHQRAMAFDLREGMMAKQPPWLLKCLSLRMA; encoded by the exons ATGATCCAGATGGATAATCTTGTGCAGCAGTCAGAGATGGAGCTGCTGAAGATGGCCATGCTCAAGCATGAAGAGACCTTCAGGGAGCAG GTGAATGACTTGCACCGGCTATACCGCATCCAGAAGCAGCTGATGAGCGGCCCGACTTTGTCGCCAGAGCTACGACCCTGCAGGGGGCAGAGCCGCCGGCACCCACggccccggccgccggagctgaACCTCGTCGGCACTGGCACAGTCCTGAGCCCAACGTCCAGGGAAAGGGAAGATGAGCTGGAGCTCACGCTGGCCGTCGGTTGTGGCAGACAGAGAAAGCGGCGGGacggcgagctcttcccggtgCCGTACCACCAGAGAGCGATGGCGTTTGATCTCCGGGAAGGGATGATGGCGAAGCAGCCGCCATGGCTCCTGAAGTGCCTGAGCCTTAGGATGGCTTGA